One Dunckerocampus dactyliophorus isolate RoL2022-P2 chromosome 18, RoL_Ddac_1.1, whole genome shotgun sequence genomic region harbors:
- the LOC129170704 gene encoding uncharacterized protein LOC129170704: MLDHSSSKCHIQKFSDDTAIVGCVSQGNDLEYRTVIRDFVSWSELNQLQLNTSKTKEMIINFQGADIELVESYKFLGVHLNNKLDWSVNTHALYKKGQSRLHLLRRLRSFGVCRTLLRTFYDSVVASAIFYAVGCWRGGSTDRDRSRINRLIRRASSVLDGPLDSVEEVGERRMLAKLTSIMDNTSYPLHDTVGSLSSSFSSRLLHPRCKKERFRRSFIPTAVRLYNTCTT, from the exons atgctcgaccactcctcttcaaag tgtcacatccagaagttctccgatgacacagccattgtgggttgtgtttcacaggggaacgatctggaatacaggacggtcatcagggactttgtcagctggagtgagcttaaccagctacaactcaacaccagcaagacaaaggagatgatcattaacttccagggagcggacatagagttggtagagagctacaaattcctgggtgttcaccttaacaacaaactggactggtccgtcaacacccacgccctctacaagaagggccagagtcgcctccacctgctgaggagactgaggtcctttggtgtgtgcaggactcttttacggaccttttatgactctgtggtggcctcagccatcttctacgctgtgggctgctggagagggggcagcacggacagggacaggagcaggatcaataggctaatcaggagagcgagctctgtcctggacggtcctctggactccgtggaggaagtgggggagagaaggatgttggctaagctgacatccatcatggacaacacctcttacccgctacatgacactgtgggttcccttagcagctccttcagcagcagactgttacacccacggtgtaagaaggagaggttccgcaggtccttcataccgaccgctgtcaggctctacaacacctgcaccacctga
- the LOC129170705 gene encoding lipopolysaccharide-induced tumor necrosis factor-alpha factor homolog isoform X1, with amino-acid sequence MRTSTSKWNYTLWSTGQQNIRRMWAGMEKGYPEHEPAPSYTGPPMNPSSLAPQPGLYPPPHAGAPYVAYQGGSAATVTHVVVNAKLQDAPGQERCPRCQQMVLTQVERKAGLMTWLICGGMAFIGCCLCCWVPFVVDSCKDVQHNCPNCNNVIYLYKRL; translated from the exons ATGCGCACGAGCACGTCGAAGTGGAACTACACATTGTGGAGTAcaggacaacaaaatatcaggagaatgtgggCTGGG ATGGAAAAGGGATACCCGGAGCATGAGCCAGCACCATCCTACACTGGCCCACCCATGAACCCCAGCAGTTTAGCGCCCCAGCCTGGGTTGTACCCGCCGCCTCATGCAGGAGCCCCATATGTCGCATACCAAGGAG GTTCAGCTGCCACAG TGACTCACGTGGTGGTAAATGCTAAGCTGCAGGATGCCCCCGGACAAGAACGGTGCCCCCGCTGCCAGCAGATGGTGCTCACCCAGGTGGAACGCAAAGCCGGCCTGATGACCTGGCTCATCTGCGGAGGCATGGCCTTCATCGG GTGTTGTCTCTGCTGCTGGGTACCATTTGTTGTGGACTCCTGCAAGGATGTGCAGCATAACTGTCCAAACTGCAACAACGTCATCTACCTGTACAAGCGACTATAA
- the LOC129170705 gene encoding LITAF domain-containing protein-like isoform X2, giving the protein MEKGYPEHEPAPSYTGPPMNPSSLAPQPGLYPPPHAGAPYVAYQGGSAATVTHVVVNAKLQDAPGQERCPRCQQMVLTQVERKAGLMTWLICGGMAFIGCCLCCWVPFVVDSCKDVQHNCPNCNNVIYLYKRL; this is encoded by the exons ATGGAAAAGGGATACCCGGAGCATGAGCCAGCACCATCCTACACTGGCCCACCCATGAACCCCAGCAGTTTAGCGCCCCAGCCTGGGTTGTACCCGCCGCCTCATGCAGGAGCCCCATATGTCGCATACCAAGGAG GTTCAGCTGCCACAG TGACTCACGTGGTGGTAAATGCTAAGCTGCAGGATGCCCCCGGACAAGAACGGTGCCCCCGCTGCCAGCAGATGGTGCTCACCCAGGTGGAACGCAAAGCCGGCCTGATGACCTGGCTCATCTGCGGAGGCATGGCCTTCATCGG GTGTTGTCTCTGCTGCTGGGTACCATTTGTTGTGGACTCCTGCAAGGATGTGCAGCATAACTGTCCAAACTGCAACAACGTCATCTACCTGTACAAGCGACTATAA